In Flavobacterium sp. N3904, one DNA window encodes the following:
- a CDS encoding T9SS type B sorting domain-containing protein: protein MKHKLLFTILLYTSLAFSQQEASNWYFGENAGIKFHADGSVTPLIDGQLNTIEGCATLSDSNGDLMFYTDGITVYNRKHQIMLNGTGLKGHTSSTQSATIVQKPGSSNLFYLLTIDAIAGTNGLMYSEIDITLDGGLGGITANKNIQILTPLCEKLSVVKHANGIDYWVVSHGWKNNTFYAHLLSSSGINSTPVISNSGIVVDDSSINNVMGYMKISPNGKKIVLCHFFLDQTQLFDFDTTTGVISNPIDINDGHQPYGAEFSPNSEVLYVSLQLSREVFQYDLNASDIALSQNLIVTSPYYLGALQLGPNNKIYIANFNTSSLGVINNPDILGVGCDLQTGLVNLGGRNSVIGLPAFCQSYFNPSFTVKNVCHGNTTEFTVNSSENITSATWDFGDGTTSNTINPTHVYANTGTYSVTVTATNANGTSFKTKEITIYQVPTSSKPADMLVCDDNNDGLYTFDLTTQNTAILNGQDPSLFKVNYYASNVLIASPTTYTNSLAYQQETITAEVSNKANGECKSTTTFNIDVFDTPLPNLPTAIINLTSCDNTSVGTDSDGKVIFDLTQKATTILNGQSTTQFLVSYFKDLGFTQPILTPTTYQNTNPTETIFVKVANKDNPSCTATTSFQIEVFALPVITNVVDLKQCDDDIDGFSVFNLEEAISKITANTTVENIAFFKTALDAQNNTNPILNPTNYTNQTVSIDKIFVRVSNANGCYRIAQLNLIISTTQIPLDFIENFTQCDDAISGTNTDGIASFDFSGVTAKILKIMPVGQQLDITYYRNLADALAEKNSISDISNYRNIGYPNTQNIYIRVDSRLNNDCLGLGNHITLTVEPIPIVQSMKQNHCDDNQDGLYAFDTSAIQTNLLNGLSNVSVSYFDQNNNPLPSPLPNPFITGSQTLKVVVKNNTANACSFDTTLQFIVDDLPEAFPIPTSRTTVCDDETDPVLQDGKFAFDTSGYQTAILGGQTGMTVNYFDGNNIALSSPLPNPFVTATQTIKVEVVNPINPTCTATIVIPLVVNPVPKIQLTGDELVCSDLPTFTKIINAGLLDESQKNNFTYTWTLDGNLITGETNYDLTVNKKGMYKVATTNSQGCSRTRTITVNASDKATVKVDIVDLSSENSITVLATGAGDYVFSLDNEYGDYQNNNTFVNVPAGIHTVFVKDLNGCGIVPQEVALLGIPTYFTPNQDGYNDTWNLKGVNTIFNAKTTVRIFDRYGKLIKEINPMGDGWDGTYMGQQMPATDYWYSIQLQDGRAFKGHFALKR from the coding sequence ATGAAACACAAATTACTTTTTACTATACTTTTATATACATCGCTGGCTTTCTCCCAACAGGAAGCTAGTAATTGGTACTTTGGAGAAAATGCAGGAATTAAATTCCACGCTGATGGTTCTGTAACCCCACTTATAGATGGGCAATTGAATACTATAGAAGGTTGTGCCACATTGTCGGACAGTAATGGTGATTTAATGTTTTATACAGATGGAATAACAGTTTACAATAGGAAGCATCAAATTATGTTAAACGGCACTGGTCTGAAAGGACATACTTCAAGTACCCAGTCGGCAACAATAGTCCAAAAACCAGGTTCTTCTAATTTATTTTATCTTTTAACAATAGATGCCATTGCTGGAACAAATGGATTAATGTATAGCGAAATTGATATCACTCTTGATGGTGGTTTGGGAGGTATTACAGCAAATAAGAATATCCAGATATTAACTCCTCTTTGTGAAAAACTTTCTGTTGTAAAGCATGCAAATGGAATTGATTATTGGGTTGTTTCACATGGTTGGAAAAACAATACGTTTTATGCTCACCTACTATCTTCCTCTGGCATAAATTCAACTCCCGTAATTTCAAATTCAGGTATTGTGGTTGATGATTCGTCAATAAATAATGTAATGGGTTATATGAAAATATCACCCAATGGAAAAAAAATAGTTTTATGCCATTTTTTTTTAGATCAAACACAGCTATTTGATTTTGATACAACAACAGGTGTAATATCAAATCCCATCGATATAAACGATGGACACCAACCTTATGGAGCAGAATTTTCACCAAATAGTGAAGTGTTGTATGTTTCTCTTCAACTAAGTCGTGAAGTTTTCCAATATGATTTGAATGCATCAGACATAGCTTTAAGCCAAAATTTGATTGTAACTTCTCCTTATTATTTAGGTGCATTACAGTTAGGACCTAACAATAAAATTTATATAGCAAATTTTAACACTTCGAGCCTAGGTGTAATAAACAACCCTGACATTTTAGGGGTAGGTTGCGATTTGCAAACCGGTTTGGTGAATTTGGGAGGAAGAAATTCAGTCATTGGTTTACCTGCGTTTTGCCAATCTTATTTTAATCCTTCATTCACGGTCAAAAATGTGTGCCACGGCAATACCACTGAGTTTACTGTTAATTCATCCGAAAACATAACTTCAGCAACTTGGGATTTCGGAGACGGTACTACTTCAAACACTATTAATCCAACTCATGTATATGCAAATACAGGCACATACAGTGTCACGGTTACCGCAACAAATGCAAACGGTACCAGTTTTAAAACTAAAGAAATAACTATTTATCAAGTCCCAACCTCATCAAAACCTGCTGATATGTTGGTTTGCGACGACAATAATGACGGTTTATATACTTTTGATTTAACAACGCAAAATACAGCCATTTTAAACGGCCAGGATCCTAGTTTATTTAAAGTAAACTATTATGCTAGTAATGTGCTTATTGCTTCGCCAACAACATATACTAATTCATTAGCCTATCAACAGGAAACCATCACCGCCGAAGTCTCCAACAAAGCCAATGGCGAATGCAAAAGCACAACCACTTTCAATATTGACGTATTTGATACGCCTTTGCCCAATTTACCAACTGCTATTATAAATTTAACGAGTTGCGACAACACCAGTGTTGGAACTGATAGTGATGGAAAAGTTATTTTTGATTTAACGCAAAAAGCAACTACGATATTAAACGGTCAATCGACTACTCAGTTTTTGGTTTCGTATTTCAAAGATTTGGGATTCACACAACCCATTTTGACACCAACGACCTATCAAAATACCAATCCAACAGAAACCATTTTTGTAAAAGTGGCCAACAAAGACAATCCTAGTTGTACAGCGACTACTTCATTCCAAATTGAAGTTTTTGCTTTGCCAGTCATTACCAATGTAGTCGACTTGAAACAATGTGATGATGATATCGATGGTTTTAGTGTTTTTAATTTGGAGGAAGCCATCAGCAAAATAACGGCCAATACAACAGTTGAAAACATTGCTTTTTTCAAAACGGCATTAGATGCACAAAACAATACTAACCCAATTCTAAACCCAACGAACTATACCAATCAAACCGTCAGTATCGACAAAATATTTGTTAGAGTGTCTAATGCTAACGGCTGTTACAGAATTGCTCAACTGAACCTTATTATTTCAACCACGCAAATTCCATTGGATTTTATAGAAAATTTCACCCAATGCGATGATGCTATTTCCGGCACCAATACAGATGGAATTGCTTCATTTGATTTTAGTGGTGTAACCGCTAAAATACTTAAGATAATGCCTGTTGGACAACAATTGGATATTACCTACTATAGAAATTTAGCAGATGCACTGGCAGAGAAAAATAGCATTTCGGATATTTCAAATTACAGAAATATAGGGTATCCAAACACTCAAAACATTTACATCCGTGTCGATAGCAGACTGAATAACGATTGTTTGGGATTGGGAAATCACATTACACTCACCGTCGAACCCATTCCTATTGTACAGTCAATGAAACAAAACCATTGCGACGACAATCAGGATGGGCTATATGCTTTTGACACATCTGCAATTCAAACTAACTTGCTGAATGGATTGTCCAATGTCTCTGTTTCTTATTTCGACCAAAACAACAATCCATTGCCAAGTCCGTTGCCCAATCCATTTATAACAGGTTCTCAAACGCTAAAAGTGGTTGTAAAAAACAATACCGCCAACGCCTGTTCATTTGACACCACATTGCAGTTTATCGTAGACGATTTACCCGAGGCCTTTCCAATACCCACATCACGAACAACCGTTTGCGATGATGAAACAGATCCTGTTTTACAGGACGGTAAATTTGCTTTTGACACTTCCGGTTACCAAACTGCAATTCTGGGAGGACAGACGGGAATGACAGTCAATTATTTTGATGGGAATAACATTGCGCTATCCAGTCCGTTGCCGAATCCTTTTGTAACCGCTACACAAACTATAAAAGTGGAAGTGGTCAATCCAATAAATCCAACTTGCACGGCGACAATAGTAATTCCATTGGTTGTTAATCCAGTTCCGAAGATTCAATTAACAGGAGACGAACTGGTCTGCAGTGACTTGCCCACTTTTACCAAAATTATCAATGCGGGGCTACTGGACGAAAGTCAAAAAAATAATTTCACTTATACTTGGACACTCGATGGAAACCTCATTACAGGAGAAACGAATTATGATTTGACGGTCAATAAAAAAGGAATGTACAAAGTAGCAACAACCAATAGTCAGGGCTGTTCCAGAACAAGAACTATCACGGTAAACGCATCCGACAAAGCAACTGTAAAAGTAGACATTGTTGATTTGTCTTCAGAAAACAGCATAACCGTTTTGGCAACAGGTGCTGGCGACTATGTTTTTTCTCTGGATAATGAATATGGAGACTATCAAAACAACAATACATTTGTCAATGTTCCTGCGGGAATTCACACTGTTTTTGTAAAAGACCTGAATGGTTGCGGAATAGTTCCTCAGGAAGTCGCCCTTTTGGGAATTCCAACGTATTTCACGCCCAATCAGGACGGGTACAATGACACCTGGAACCTGAAAGGGGTAAATACAATTTTCAATGCAAAAACTACGGTTCGAATTTTTGATCGTTACGGAAAATTGATAAAAGAAATTAATCCAATGGGCGACGGTTGGGACGGTACATACATGGGTCAGCAAATGCCCGCCACAGATTATTGGTATTCGATTCAGCTACAGGATGGCAGGGCCTTCAAAGGGCATTTTGCATTGAAAAGATAG
- a CDS encoding site-specific integrase yields MIIDKYENHPQSINEGKLLPILSNQKMNGYLKEIATVCDVEKELTFHIARHTFATTVTLTNGVPIESVSKMLGHKNLKTTQHYAKILDKKVSEDMMVLRNKFALKNSTIESTKSN; encoded by the coding sequence ATGATTATCGATAAATATGAGAACCATCCACAGAGTATCAATGAGGGTAAATTACTTCCAATTTTAAGCAACCAAAAAATGAATGGATATTTAAAAGAGATAGCAACTGTTTGTGATGTTGAAAAAGAATTAACTTTCCACATTGCTCGACATACTTTTGCAACGACTGTGACCCTTACAAATGGTGTTCCTATAGAAAGCGTAAGCAAAATGCTAGGTCATAAAAATTTAAAAACCACACAGCATTATGCAAAGATATTAGACAAAAAAGTGAGTGAGGATATGATGGTTTTAAGAAATAAATTTGCATTAAAAAATTCAACTATTGAATCAACTAAATCTAATTAA
- a CDS encoding CCDC90 family protein: MEKSIFIKHPSKLLSDLYSKKNYQGANPFDAKILFVGRDPNWAIDLESKEMFNFVSEYLTDGISFWKTHNIHHPFLLPNYKGDGKRYHKIFSKLKVDSNESSKISFVELLGFPTTGMAKKNNKIFLEYLISEENRNHLIELNNLLNDFEKTIFIAWGLIEDFKFLNRKTGLFKKFAELDKSEMNISDLNEFENIYIHRHFSDAISNITLEKMEIKLKQQLQKTTANTRYK; encoded by the coding sequence GTGGAAAAATCTATATTTATAAAACATCCGTCAAAATTATTAAGTGACCTTTACTCTAAAAAAAATTATCAAGGAGCAAATCCATTTGATGCAAAAATTTTATTTGTCGGAAGAGACCCAAATTGGGCAATTGATTTAGAAAGTAAAGAAATGTTCAATTTTGTTTCTGAATATCTAACTGATGGAATATCTTTTTGGAAAACGCACAATATTCATCACCCTTTTTTATTGCCAAATTATAAAGGTGATGGCAAACGATATCATAAAATTTTTTCTAAACTAAAAGTTGACAGTAATGAATCAAGTAAAATTTCTTTCGTAGAATTACTTGGTTTTCCTACCACAGGAATGGCTAAAAAAAATAATAAGATATTTTTAGAGTATTTAATTTCAGAAGAAAATCGAAATCACTTAATTGAGCTGAATAACTTATTAAACGATTTTGAAAAAACTATATTCATTGCTTGGGGACTGATAGAAGATTTTAAATTCTTAAACCGAAAAACTGGATTATTTAAAAAATTTGCTGAATTAGATAAAAGTGAAATGAATATAAGTGACTTAAATGAATTTGAAAATATTTATATTCATCGACATTTTTCCGATGCAATTAGTAATATAACGCTTGAGAAAATGGAAATAAAACTTAAACAGCAACTGCAAAAAACTACCGCTAACACACGCTACAAATAA
- a CDS encoding type I restriction endonuclease subunit R, with amino-acid sequence MAFNEDSRVKIPTILHLTRLGYNYISLKNAVWDENTNIFNTVFIDSISKINPTIDLSDCRRLLDEVSLLLDNEDLGKAFYERITEKSGIRLIDFENFDNNTFNIVTELTCKKDDEEFRPDITLLINGMPLIFIEVKKPNNQDGILAEHKRIQTRFENKKFRKFVNITQLMIFSNNMEYDNSSPMTIEGAFYATASYQKPSFNYFREEDTFDLNALLTEIDDANETAILKDNNVVGIKNSPEFITNKNPDTPTNKICTSLFQKERLQFMLQYSIAYVKGSKGLQKHIMRYPQLFATKAIEKKLEEGIKKGIIWHTQGSGKTALAYYNVKYLTDYFQNKNVVPKFYFIVDRLDLLIQAGKEFKSRGLVVHNINSREEFAKDIKSTSVIHNNLGKAEITVVNIQKFQDDPDVVRNTDYQLNIQRVYFLDEVHRSYNPKGSFLANLNESDTNAIKIGLTGTPLLGNDYNSKALFGGYIHKYYYNSSIADGYTLRLIREEIETSYKLTMQQALEDIEILKGNADKKIVYAHPKFVEPMLDYIVQDFEKTRIAMNDNTIGGLVVCDSSEQAKMLFEIFESKYSEKKTNNETLLLAAEPSESYGSKKKTESKVTSAAVILHDVGTKQERKDKVEEFKDGKIDFLFVYNMLLTGFDAPRLKKLYIGRVIKAHNLLQTLTRVNRTYKEFRYGYVVDFADIQKEFDKTNQDYFNELQEELGDEMVHFENLFKSAEEIDFEIKEIKDVLFPFDIKNAEIFSQQITQINDRSEMLKITRALNNAKCLYNLIRLSGNYEMLDELDFHKLTVLSREANNHLALINTKEALENNVDTSNLLNIALEDVYFAFVKIKESEMVLADQLKNTLQKTREMLGGNFDKNDPVFISLKEELERLFKKKNLSEVTKEEMERNIAALEKIYAKARELERKNLLIRAKYDNDEKYARLHKRLMEKDPLTDSESKLFEALQGLKKEIDLHIIQNSKMLENESFIERMMMRLVIDQFKNKQHIPLDAAATKRINGMIVKEYMNEFYGRVA; translated from the coding sequence ATGGCATTCAACGAAGATTCTCGTGTTAAAATCCCTACTATACTCCATTTAACCCGTTTAGGATATAATTACATATCATTGAAAAATGCCGTTTGGGATGAAAACACAAACATTTTCAATACCGTTTTTATAGACAGTATTTCTAAAATCAATCCAACTATTGATTTATCCGACTGCCGCAGACTATTAGATGAAGTTTCTTTATTGCTCGATAATGAAGATTTGGGAAAAGCTTTTTATGAACGGATTACAGAAAAATCAGGTATTCGATTAATCGATTTCGAGAACTTTGACAACAACACTTTCAATATAGTAACAGAGCTGACTTGCAAAAAAGATGATGAAGAGTTTCGCCCAGATATTACACTTCTAATCAATGGAATGCCTTTGATTTTTATTGAAGTAAAAAAACCAAACAATCAAGATGGGATTTTAGCGGAGCACAAACGCATTCAAACTCGTTTTGAAAACAAGAAATTCAGAAAATTTGTCAACATCACACAATTAATGATTTTCTCCAATAATATGGAGTATGACAATAGTTCTCCGATGACAATTGAAGGGGCTTTTTATGCCACAGCATCATATCAAAAACCATCCTTTAATTATTTTCGAGAAGAAGATACTTTTGATTTGAATGCACTTCTGACTGAAATTGATGATGCCAATGAAACGGCTATTTTAAAAGACAATAACGTAGTTGGAATCAAAAATTCTCCGGAATTTATAACCAATAAAAATCCTGATACACCAACCAACAAAATCTGTACTTCTTTGTTCCAAAAGGAAAGGTTGCAGTTTATGCTTCAATATTCAATAGCTTATGTTAAAGGAAGTAAGGGCTTGCAAAAACACATTATGCGTTATCCACAGCTTTTTGCCACCAAAGCCATTGAAAAAAAGTTAGAAGAAGGGATCAAAAAAGGAATTATTTGGCATACACAAGGAAGCGGAAAAACAGCCCTAGCATATTACAATGTTAAATACTTGACGGATTATTTCCAAAATAAAAATGTTGTCCCAAAATTCTATTTTATTGTAGATCGATTGGATTTGCTAATTCAGGCTGGAAAGGAATTTAAAAGCAGAGGATTAGTGGTTCATAATATTAATTCAAGAGAAGAATTCGCAAAGGATATTAAATCGACTAGCGTTATTCATAATAACTTAGGAAAAGCTGAAATAACCGTTGTCAATATCCAAAAATTTCAAGACGACCCTGATGTGGTCCGGAATACCGATTATCAATTGAATATTCAGCGGGTGTATTTCCTAGATGAAGTACATCGTAGCTATAACCCAAAAGGGAGTTTCCTGGCAAACCTAAATGAATCGGATACCAATGCTATTAAAATTGGATTAACTGGAACTCCATTATTGGGAAACGATTACAATTCCAAAGCATTGTTTGGTGGTTACATTCACAAATATTATTACAATTCCTCTATTGCTGATGGATACACACTTCGATTAATTCGTGAGGAAATTGAAACGAGTTACAAACTGACAATGCAACAAGCATTAGAAGATATTGAAATTCTAAAAGGAAATGCCGACAAGAAAATCGTTTATGCACATCCGAAGTTTGTAGAACCAATGCTCGATTATATCGTTCAGGATTTTGAAAAAACGAGGATTGCAATGAATGATAATACCATTGGTGGACTGGTGGTTTGTGATTCATCCGAACAAGCTAAAATGTTGTTTGAAATATTCGAATCCAAATATTCGGAAAAAAAGACAAATAACGAAACGCTCTTGTTGGCTGCCGAACCTTCAGAAAGCTACGGAAGCAAAAAGAAAACAGAAAGTAAAGTAACTTCCGCAGCCGTGATTCTTCATGATGTGGGAACGAAACAAGAACGCAAAGATAAAGTCGAGGAATTCAAAGACGGTAAAATTGATTTCCTATTTGTGTATAATATGCTACTAACCGGTTTTGATGCGCCACGATTGAAGAAATTATACATTGGCCGGGTCATCAAGGCCCACAATTTATTGCAAACTTTAACACGTGTTAATAGAACTTACAAAGAGTTTAGATACGGTTACGTAGTAGATTTTGCCGACATTCAAAAAGAATTTGACAAGACCAACCAAGATTATTTCAACGAATTGCAGGAAGAATTGGGAGACGAAATGGTTCATTTTGAAAACCTATTCAAATCGGCAGAAGAAATTGATTTTGAAATCAAAGAAATCAAAGATGTCTTGTTTCCTTTTGATATTAAAAATGCGGAGATTTTTTCCCAGCAAATCACTCAAATCAATGACAGAAGTGAAATGTTGAAAATCACACGAGCTCTAAACAATGCAAAGTGTTTGTATAATTTGATTCGTTTATCTGGCAATTATGAAATGCTTGATGAATTAGATTTTCATAAACTTACTGTATTATCAAGAGAAGCCAATAACCATTTGGCTCTCATCAATACCAAAGAAGCATTAGAAAACAATGTAGATACTTCGAATTTGTTGAATATCGCTTTAGAAGACGTTTATTTTGCTTTTGTAAAAATTAAAGAAAGTGAAATGGTATTAGCAGATCAACTAAAAAACACCTTGCAAAAAACTAGAGAAATGTTGGGCGGTAATTTTGATAAAAATGATCCTGTGTTCATCTCGTTAAAAGAAGAATTGGAACGTCTTTTCAAAAAGAAAAATTTGAGCGAAGTGACAAAGGAAGAAATGGAACGCAACATTGCAGCATTAGAAAAAATATATGCCAAAGCCAGAGAACTGGAACGCAAAAACCTATTGATTAGAGCCAAGTATGATAACGATGAAAAATACGCTCGCTTGCACAAACGCTTAATGGAAAAAGATCCTTTGACCGACAGCGAAAGTAAATTGTTTGAAGCTTTGCAAGGACTAAAAAAAGAAATTGATTTGCATATTATTCAAAACTCAAAAATGCTCGAAAACGAAAGTTTTATTGAACGAATGATGATGCGATTGGTGATTGACCAATTCAAAAACAAACAACATATTCCGCTGGATGCTGCTGCGACAAAACGCATCAACGGAATGATAGTAAAAGAATACATGAACGAATTTTATGGAAGAGTGGCCTAA
- a CDS encoding class I SAM-dependent DNA methyltransferase → MTTTRQFEKQTKALIDDLKSVCANYGLGNDGNEFKIITQVFLYKFLNDKFVHEVKQLDEKVAKADNWEAVLREYNNNDYEMLMMQMSESTARLQPKQFISSLFERQNEANFSDIFDNTLLDIAKENSDLFSVLTDGGEKIILFENISKYVTDKRDDFCRAIVNKLINFSFENIFHEKFDFYATIFEYLISDYNTNSGGKYAEYFTPHAVAKIMARCLVNGEVSNVTCYDPSAGSGTLLMNLAHQIGEEKCTVYSQDISQKSSNLLRLNLILNDLVHSIPNIVKGNTILEPYHKDKNGKLQQFDYIVSNPPFKLDFSDFSGELDTKENHNRFFAGIPNIPKAKKESMSIYLMFLQHIMFSLSTKGKAAIVVPTGFITAQSGIERKIREQMVERKMLRGVVSMPSNIFATTGTNVSILFLDKENSKGDIVLMDASKLGTTVKEGKNQKTLLSPAEEDYIIDTFNQHEAKEDFSVVVSYEDIKAKNYSLSAGQYFEVKIEYTDITSKEFEDKMKTFETNLSTLFNESKALEIEIQNNLKGLRYE, encoded by the coding sequence ATGACCACAACAAGACAGTTTGAAAAGCAAACCAAAGCACTAATCGATGATTTAAAAAGTGTTTGTGCCAACTATGGTTTGGGAAATGACGGAAACGAATTCAAAATTATCACGCAAGTATTTTTATATAAATTTCTGAACGACAAATTTGTTCACGAAGTAAAACAACTCGACGAAAAAGTTGCGAAAGCCGACAATTGGGAAGCAGTCCTAAGAGAATATAATAACAACGACTACGAAATGTTGATGATGCAAATGAGCGAAAGTACCGCTCGACTGCAACCCAAGCAATTTATTTCAAGCTTGTTCGAAAGACAAAACGAAGCCAACTTCTCTGACATATTTGACAATACTTTACTGGATATTGCCAAAGAAAACAGCGACTTGTTCTCGGTTTTGACTGATGGTGGCGAAAAAATTATATTGTTCGAAAACATCAGCAAGTATGTGACTGACAAACGGGACGATTTTTGCAGAGCCATTGTAAACAAACTTATCAACTTTAGTTTCGAGAATATCTTTCACGAAAAATTCGATTTCTATGCCACGATTTTCGAGTATTTAATAAGCGATTACAACACAAATAGTGGCGGTAAATATGCCGAATACTTCACGCCGCACGCCGTAGCCAAAATTATGGCACGTTGTTTAGTCAACGGAGAAGTGAGCAATGTGACTTGTTATGACCCAAGTGCGGGATCAGGAACGTTGTTGATGAACTTGGCACACCAGATTGGCGAAGAAAAGTGCACGGTTTATTCTCAGGATATTTCGCAAAAGTCTTCCAACTTGTTGCGACTGAATTTAATCCTAAACGATTTGGTACACTCGATTCCAAATATTGTAAAAGGGAATACTATTCTCGAACCGTATCATAAAGATAAAAATGGCAAACTACAACAGTTTGATTATATTGTCTCGAATCCTCCGTTCAAATTAGATTTTTCCGATTTTAGTGGGGAATTGGACACCAAAGAAAACCACAATCGCTTTTTTGCAGGAATACCTAATATTCCCAAAGCAAAGAAAGAAAGCATGTCTATTTACCTGATGTTTTTGCAACATATCATGTTTTCACTTTCTACCAAAGGAAAAGCAGCTATTGTAGTACCTACTGGATTTATAACCGCACAAAGTGGTATAGAACGCAAAATACGTGAGCAAATGGTAGAACGCAAAATGTTGCGTGGCGTGGTGAGTATGCCCTCTAATATTTTTGCCACAACTGGAACCAATGTTTCTATTTTGTTTTTGGATAAAGAAAACAGCAAAGGGGATATTGTCTTGATGGATGCCTCAAAACTGGGAACCACTGTAAAAGAAGGCAAGAACCAAAAAACACTTTTGTCGCCAGCAGAAGAAGATTATATCATTGACACCTTTAACCAACACGAAGCCAAGGAAGATTTCTCTGTGGTGGTTTCGTATGAGGATATCAAAGCAAAAAATTACTCTTTGAGCGCAGGTCAATATTTTGAAGTAAAAATTGAATATACTGATATCACTTCAAAGGAATTTGAAGACAAAATGAAAACTTTTGAAACCAATTTAAGCACCCTTTTTAACGAAAGTAAAGCTTTGGAAATCGAAATTCAGAATAATTTGAAAGGGTTGAGATATGAGTAA
- a CDS encoding restriction endonuclease subunit S: MSNRNVTIKKICKLNRETIRSNNQPDYINYLDTGNITRNKIDEIKNLINGIDKFPSRAQRKVQKNTIIYSTVRPEQEHFGIIENPIENLIVSTGFTTLDIIDETIDAKYLYYSITNKSITDYLNTIAANNVTSYPSLNPSDIGDLILQIPSNKIEQQKIAKVLSDLDAKIELNNSINDNLSKRN; encoded by the coding sequence ATGAGTAATCGGAATGTAACAATAAAAAAAATTTGCAAATTAAATAGAGAAACTATTCGCTCTAATAACCAGCCAGATTATATAAATTATTTAGACACTGGAAATATTACAAGAAACAAAATAGATGAAATCAAAAATCTCATTAATGGAATTGATAAATTTCCAAGCAGAGCTCAAAGAAAAGTTCAAAAAAACACAATTATATATTCTACGGTAAGACCAGAACAAGAGCATTTTGGAATAATTGAAAATCCAATTGAAAATTTAATCGTATCAACAGGATTTACCACATTAGATATAATCGATGAAACCATTGATGCTAAATATCTATACTATTCTATAACAAATAAAAGCATTACAGATTATTTAAATACTATTGCAGCTAATAATGTTACTTCATATCCATCTTTAAATCCAAGTGATATTGGAGATTTGATTCTACAAATCCCTTCGAATAAAATTGAGCAACAAAAAATAGCCAAAGTTCTTTCGGATTTAGATGCGAAAATCGAATTAAACAATTCGATAAATGATAATTTATCGAAGAGAAATTAA
- a CDS encoding restriction endonuclease subunit S — MKIMPAGTILLSSRAPIGYLAIARTNVTTNQGFKSFVPKSIFSSEYIFFTIQTLIPEIEANSSGSTFKEVSTSTLKTIKTILPTNEVLLAFNSLIKPIFRKQDSVELENQQLASLRDWLLPMLMNGQVKIQD; from the coding sequence TTGAAAATAATGCCAGCAGGAACAATACTATTAAGTTCCAGAGCTCCTATTGGATATTTGGCAATAGCACGAACAAATGTTACAACAAATCAAGGGTTTAAATCTTTTGTTCCAAAAAGTATTTTCTCATCAGAATACATTTTTTTTACAATTCAGACGTTGATTCCAGAAATCGAAGCAAATTCATCAGGTTCAACATTTAAAGAAGTTTCGACTTCAACATTGAAAACAATAAAAACTATTTTACCAACCAATGAAGTATTATTAGCATTCAATAGTTTGATAAAACCAATATTCAGAAAACAAGATTCTGTAGAATTAGAAAACCAACAACTAGCATCACTTCGCGATTGGCTATTGCCAATGTTGATGAATGGACAGGTAAAAATACAAGATTAA